The nucleotide sequence TTCTGGAGCCGCAGCAGGCGTGAGCTGTGGCACAAGGGAGCTACCAGCGGAAACACCCAGAAGCTTGTGGAGCTGCGCTATGACTGCGACGCCGACACGCTGCTTGCGCTCGTTCGTCCGGCGGGTCCCGCCTGCCACACGGGGGAGAGGAGCTGCTTCTTTCGCACGATGGGCTAGGCCCGCCTCGCGCCGAGGGGCTTTCCCGCACCGCCTTGCTTGATGACGAAGCGTGCCCCAACCTCCATCGCAATTCCACGATATGCGGCCTGATGTGCTTGAACGATCGCGGATCATGCGCTAACATGATCGAAGTTCTGAATATCCCACCGTTGGAAAGCCATCTAACATCCAATATTCCACTTCAGGCATGCACGCGTGCGCTTGCGCGCGTTTCCAAGCAGATATACCCATAAGCATAAGGAGGACTAGGTGAAATTCTTTCTGGACACCGCCGATCTCGCGGAGATCGAGGAGGCGGCCAGCTGGGGCGTGCTCGCGGGCGTGACCACGAACCCGACGCTCTACGCGCGCACGGGCGGCAAGCTCGCCGATTTCCACAACCACATCAAGCGCATCTGCGAGATCGTGGACGGCCCCGTGTCCGCCGAGAGCGTGGCCATGACGCGCGACGAGATGATCCGCGACGGTCGCGAGCTCGCTGCGCTCGCCGACAACGTGGTGGTGAAGCTGCCCACGATGATCGAGGGCCTGGCCGCCACGAAGCAGCTGGCCGCCGAGGGCATCCCGGTGAACATGACGCTGTGCTTCACCGTGCCGCAGGCCATCATGGCCGCCCGCGCCGGCGCCCGCTACATCAGCCCGTTCGTGGGCCGCTTCGACGACATCTCCGAGAACGGCCTCGCGCAGCTCGAGGACGTGGTGGCCGCCGTGAACAACTACGACTTCGGCCACGATGTGGAGATCATCGCCGCGTCCGTGCGCAGTGCGAACCACGTGGCGCAGGCGGCCCTCATGGGCGCCGACATCGCCACCGTGCCCTTCGCCGCGCTCAAGAAGTGCGTGCAGCATCCGCTGACCGACCGAGGCCTCGAGGCGTTCCTCAAGGACTGGGAGAAAGTGCAGAACGCATGAGCGAGAACGAATCAGCAACCGTGGCGCCCGAGGCGCCCGCCCCGGCAGCCAAGCCCACGCGCCGCCGTTCCACGAGCGTGAACGCCGGAGCCGCCGCCGCGAAGGCGCCGGCCGCCAAGGCTGCGGAGCCGCAGGCCGAGGCCGCAGCCCCCGCACCGCGCGCGGCCAAGACGCCGCGCAAGTCCGTGAAGGCCGGCGGCCAGGCCACGTCCCAGCAGGGTTCCGGCACCGCCAAGCGCCCGGGTCAGAACTCCAGCGGCAACAAGGGCGGCCAAGGCCAGAACCAGGGCAACCGTCCGAAGCAGAACAACCAGCGCCAAAACGCTTCGGGGGGCAAGCAGGGCAACAATAACAACCGCCGCCAGCGCCGCCCGCACGACAACAACCGCGGCCCGCGCGAGGTGCAGCCCAGCGTGTCGCGCGACGATCTGGCGAAGCTCAAGGTGGCCGAGCTGCGCGAGAAGGCCGCCGAGCTGGGAGTGGACGCCACCGGCCTCAAGAAGGCCGAGCTCGTGGAGGCCGTGTTCGGAGCCAGCGTGAAGGCCGAGGGCTTCATCGAGGTGTCCGGCATCTTGGATATCCTGGCCGACGGCTACGGCTTCTTGCGCACGCAGGGCTACCTGCCCAGCGAGACGGACTGCTACGTGGGCCTCTCCACCATCCGCCGCAACGGCCTGCGCAAGGGCGATATGGTGTCCGGCCAGACGCGCCCGGCGCGCGAGAACGAGAAGTACGCCGCCATCCAGAAGGTCACGGCCATCAACGGAACGCCCATCGAGGAGTGCGGCAACCGCGTGCGCTTCGGCGACCTCACGCCGGTCTACCCCGACGAGTGCTTCCATATGGAGCACGGCAAGAACACCGTCACAGCTCGCGTCATCGACCTCGTGAGCCCCATCGGCAAGGGCCAGCGCGGCCTGATCGTCAGCCCGCCGAAGGCCGGCAAGACCACGGTGCTGAAGAACATCGCGGCCGCCATCACCGCGAACAACCCTGACGTGCACCTCATGTGCCTGCTCGTGGACGAGCGCCCCGAGGAAGTCACCGACATGGAACGCTCCATCAAGGGCGAGGTCGTGTCCTCCACGTTCGATATGCCCACAGAGAACCATATCGCCGTGTCCGAGCTGGTCATCGAGCGCGCCAAGCGCCTCGTGGAGTGCGGCAAGGACGTCGTCGTTCTGCTGGACTCGCTCACGCGCCTCGCGCGCGCCTACAACCTGGCGCAGCCGGCATCGGGCCGCATCCTCTCCGGCGGCGTGGATTCCACGGCGCTCTATCCGCCCAAGCGCTTCCTGGGCGCCGCCCGCAACATCGAGGGGGGCGGCAGCCTCACCATCCTGGCCTCGGCGCTCATCGACACCGGCTCCAAGATGGACGAGGTCATCTTCGAGGAGTTCAAGGGCACGGGCAACATGGAGCTCAAGCTCGACCGCAACCTGGCCGACCGCCGCATCTTCCCGGCCATCGACCCTGTCGCCTCGGGCACCCGCAAGGAGGAGCTGCTGCTCGACCCGCAGGAGGCGCCGCTCATCTGGGCCGTGCGCCGCATCCTGTCGAACACGAACAGCACCGAGCGCGCCATGGACATGCTCATCAAGTCGCTCAAGCAGACCGAGACCAACCAGGAGTTCCTGCTGCGCACGGCCAAGAAGGCCCAGCACACCAAGGGCGACGCCATCGAGATATAGCAACGGAGGACCACTATGCCCCAGGACAACAACTGGCAGCAGCAGGTGTGGCAGCAGCCCGCCGCCCCACAGGGCGCCCCGGCTCCCCGGCCGCAAGGCTTCCCGCCGTACTACCAGCCCGAGCCGCCGAAGAAGAGCCGCGGCTGGATCGTAGCGCTCGTGGCGGTGCTGTGCGTGTTCGGCGTCATAGCGCTGGGAATGTGGTCGTGCACGTCGGCCGTGTCCTCGTCGTTCGGCACGCTGGGCGCGCTGGGGTCCACGGCGGCCACGTCGGACGTGGACTACCTGACCTCGGACGCGGTGGGCGTCATCGACATCGACGGCACCATCCAGTACGATGGCACGACGTGCAGTCCCGAGGGCTTGAAGGCGCAGCTCGACGTGGCCGCGGAGAACAAGCACATCAAGGCCGTGGTCCTGCGCGTGAACTCCGGCGGTGGCACGGCGACGGCCGGCGAGGAGATGGCCGCCTACGTGCGCGAGTTCTCCGAGGATTCCGGCAAGCCCGTCGTGGTTTCGAGCGCGTCCATGAACGCGAGCGCCGCCTACGAGATCTCGAGCCAGGCCGACTACATCTACACGGCCAAGACCACGGCCATCGGCGCCATCGGCACGGCGCTGCAGGTCACGGACTTGTCGGGCCTGCTCGACAAGCTGGGCATCTCCATCGAGAACGTCACGTCGTCCGACTCCAAGGACTCCAGCTACGGCACGCGCCCGCTGACCGAGGAGGAGCGCGCCTACTACCAGAACATGGTGAACCAAATCAACGAGACGTTCATCCAGACGGTCGCCGAGGGCCGCGACATGACGGTCGAGGAGGTGCGCGCGCTGGCCACCGGCCTCACGTTCACCGGTATGGAGGCCGTGGAGAACGGCTTGGCCGACGAGATAGGCACGCGCGAGGACGCCGTGGCCAAGGCAGCCGAGCTGGCCGGCTCGTCCACGGCCAAGACCGTGATGCTCGACAATCCGAGCTCGAGCCTGTCCGAACTGCTGAACCTGATGTCGGAGAGCCGCCTTTCGGCCGACGACCTGACCCAGGTCTTGAAGGAGCTGGAAAACGATGGCAGCCTTGCCCGATAACGCACCAACTTTGAGCGCCGCTCCCGCCGAGGAGCGCGTCGTGTGGCCGAAGCGCGCCGTGGTCACGGCGGGCATGCCCTATGGCAACAAGCCGCTGCACTTCGGGCATATCGCCGGCGTGTTCGTGCCCGCTGACGCCTTCGCGCGCTTCCTGCGCGACCGCATAGGGCCCGAGAACGTGCGCTTCATCAGCGGCACGGACTGCTTCGGCTCGCCCATCAACGAGGGCTACCGGAAGCTGGTGGAGGCCGGCGAGTTCGACGGCACCATCGAGGAGTACGTGCAGAGAAACCACGACGCCCAGAAGGCCACGCTCGACGCCTACGGCATCAGCCTGTCCATCTACGAGGGGTCCGGCATGGGCCACTCGGGCGACGTTCACCAGCTCATCAGCGAGAAGTTCATCGAGAAGCTGCACGAGAACGGGCACTTGCACAAGCGTGTCACGCTGCAGTTCTACGACGCCGAGGCGCACACGTTCCTGAACGGCCGCCAGGTGACGGGCCGCTGCCCCGTGCAGGGTTGCAAGTCGGAGCACGCCTACGCCGACGAGTGCGACCTGGGGCACAGCTACGCGCCCGAGGACCTCATCGCGCCGAAGTCGTCCCTCACCGGCACCGTCCCCGAGATGCGCCCGGTGGAGAACTGGTACTTCGACCTGCCCGCCTTCGGCGACTTCCTGCGCGAGCGGGTGGCCGCGATGGAGGCCGACCCGAACATCCGCGCCATCGTGCCCCAGGCTGTAAAGGAGTTCCTGGCGCCGCCGGTCGTCTACATCAAGAACGACGCGCGCGAGGCCTACGAGGCCGTGGCCGCCGAGCTTCCTGCCCACGAGCTGCGAGAGCCCGAGCGCGGCAAGCAGAGCTTCGAGATAGAGTTCAAGGACATCGACGCCCGCGACGCGGCGCGCGATGCGCTGGGGCGGGCGGGCATCCGCTTCCGCACCGGCAAGGCGCTCGTGCCGTTCCGCATCACGGGCAACATCGAATGGGGCGTGAAAGCCCCGGTCATCGACGGGCTTGAGGGGCTCACCGTGTGGTGCTGGCCCGAGAGCCTGTGGGCGCCGATGTCGTTCACCATGGCAGTGAACGACCAGATGGGCCTGCCGCGCGGCAGCTGGCGCGACTGGTGGTGCTCGGACGATGCCGAGGTCTACCAGTTCATCGGCCAGGACAACCTGTACTTCTACGGCGTGGCCCAGCCTGCGCTCATCGAGGCCATCCGTCCGGGCGACCTCATCATGCCGGGCGTGGCCGAGCATCCGCTGCACCAGACGCGGCTCGTGGCGAACCACCACATCCTGTTCGGCGACAAGAAGGCGTCGTCGTCGGGGTCGGTGAAGCCTCCCACGGCCGATGAGCTTCTGGACTTCTACACGGTGGAGCAGCTGCGCGCGCACTTCCTGGCACTCGGGCTCGATCAGAAGTCGGTGGGCTTCAAGCCCAAGCCGTTCCTGGCCACCGAGGAGGAGCTTGCCGACCCGCGCGTGGCAGACCCGGTGCTCAAGGAGGGCGCGCTGCTCACGAACGTGTTCAACCGCCTGGCCCGCAGCTGCTTTTACGAGGCGCAGAAGAACTTCGAGGGCTACCTGCCGCTCGGCCGCCCCACGGACGCCGCGCTCGCGCGCGCGAACGAGACGCTTGCGGCCTACGACCGCCTCATGCTGAAGGTGGAGCTGCACTCCGTCATGTCGCTGATGGACGACTTCATCCGGTTCGCGAACAAGCACTGGTCGGACGGCATCAGGGCCGCCGAGCTGGAGGGAGACGACGAGGCGCGCCGCCAGGTGCTCGTGGACTCGTTCTACCTGCTGCGCGTGGCCACGCTGCTCATGCACCCCATCGTGCCCGCGGGCACCGAGAAGATCTGCGACTACCTGAGCTTCGAGTTCGACGACTTCTTCAGCTGGAACTACGACCTGGAGGACATGGGCGAGCTGTGCAGCGCCGGCGAGATCGACGAGGGCCGCCACCGCATCCGCGAGCTGCCGCCCCGCTTCGACTTCTTCGAGAAGCATCCGTCCCAATACAAGTAACCCGAAGGCGCCGCTCATGCGGCGCCTTCCATCGCGAAAGGGCATTCATGCAGGTAGAGATCTTCACCGACGGCTCGGCGCGGGGCAATCCGGGACCGGGAGGGTACGGCGCGGTGATGCGCTTCGTGGACAGCTCCGGCAAGGTGCACGAGAAGGAGCTCTCGCAGGGATTCGAGCACACCACGAACAACCGCATGGAGCTCATGGCCGTGATAGCAGGTCTCGAGGCGCTGAAGCGCCCGTGCGCCGTCACGTTGTATTCCGACTCGCAGTACGTGGTGAACGCGTTCAACCAGCATTGGGTGGACGGATGGCTCAAGCGGGGTTGGAAGAACTCGCAGAAGCAGCCCGTGAAGAACGACGATCTGTGGAAACGCCTGCTGGCCGCCAAGAAGCCCCATCGGGTGGAGTTCGTATGGGTGAAGGGCCATGCCGGCCATCCCGAGAACGAGCGCTGCGACGAGCTGGCCACCGCTGCCGCCGACGGGGAAGGGCGCATCGCTGACGAGGGGTTCGCCGGGTAGGGGCCCTGTTCGTTCATAGGCGCGCGCCTCGACCTATCCCGTACCCGCTTGCGCTGTGATGTTCCTGTATCGATACAGTTGTGTCTTGGGAACGGAGGGGCAGGGTCTGTTAGACTATTGCTCAACGTATCAGAGCTAACGAAGCAGGTGGAGGCCCCACATGCAGCATAGTGCAACGAAGGCGCGCGCCAAGGGCGCGCTGGCCGGATTCGTCGCGGCATCGCTCGCCGCATCCCTCATGATCCCCTCGCTCGCCTTCGCCGAGCCGACGTCTGCCGAGAAACAGGCCGAGGCCCAGTCCGCCCTCGCCTCGCTGAACGCGATGCAGGAGAAGCTGGAGCAGACGGCTATCGCCTACGACGAGGCGGTGGCAGCCCAGGAAGAAGCCGAGGCCAACCGCAACGAAGCGCAGGCGCGCATCGACGAGGCCACCGGCCAGATAGCCGACTTGCAGGATCACCTGGGGACCCGTGCCCGCAGCATGTACCGCACCGGCAACAGCACCCTGCTCGACCTGCTGTTCGGCTCCACCACGTTCGCGGCGTTCGCCACGAACTGGGATCTGCTCAATACCCTGAATCAGAACGACGCCGACCTCGTGCAGCAGACGAAGGACCTGCGTGCCGAGGTGCAGGAGCAGGAGGCCGTGCTCGCCGAGCAGGAGCGCATCGCCAAGGAGAAGGCCGACGAGGCGAAGCGCAGCAAAGACGAGACGGCGGGAACCATAGCCTCCATGCAGGCCACCTACGACAGCCTGAGCGCCGAGGCCGCCGCCCTGCTCGAGCAGGAGCGCGCCGCCCAGCAGGCCGCCGAGGCCGCCAAGGCCCAAGATGTGGTGGACGCCTCGATCCAGCAGGCGACGGGCGGCAACACGGGCAACACGGGCGGCAATCCGGGCTACACGCCCTCGCCGTCGCCTGGGCCCTCCTATGACGAGGCTATCGCCGATACCGTGGTCGGACGCGCGTACAGCCAGATCGGGAAGGCGTACGGATACGGCGACCCGAGCTACGGCGCAGGTCCGAACGAGTACGACTGCTCCGGTTTCGTGTCGTTCTGCCTGTCGGGCAGCTACTCGCGCATGGGCAGCACCTCGACGTTCATGGGATGGCCCACCGTAAGCGACCCCCAGCCGGGCGACGTGTGCGTCAATTCGGGCCACTGCGGCATCTATATCGGCAACAACCAGATGATCCACGCGGCCACCTACGGCGTGGGCGTTGTCGTCGGCCCCGTGCAGGCGGGCATGAAGATCGTCCGTCCGTAACGCTATCTGAAT is from Gordonibacter urolithinfaciens and encodes:
- a CDS encoding coiled-coil domain-containing protein, with protein sequence MQHSATKARAKGALAGFVAASLAASLMIPSLAFAEPTSAEKQAEAQSALASLNAMQEKLEQTAIAYDEAVAAQEEAEANRNEAQARIDEATGQIADLQDHLGTRARSMYRTGNSTLLDLLFGSTTFAAFATNWDLLNTLNQNDADLVQQTKDLRAEVQEQEAVLAEQERIAKEKADEAKRSKDETAGTIASMQATYDSLSAEAAALLEQERAAQQAAEAAKAQDVVDASIQQATGGNTGNTGGNPGYTPSPSPGPSYDEAIADTVVGRAYSQIGKAYGYGDPSYGAGPNEYDCSGFVSFCLSGSYSRMGSTSTFMGWPTVSDPQPGDVCVNSGHCGIYIGNNQMIHAATYGVGVVVGPVQAGMKIVRP
- a CDS encoding methionine--tRNA ligase, whose protein sequence is MAALPDNAPTLSAAPAEERVVWPKRAVVTAGMPYGNKPLHFGHIAGVFVPADAFARFLRDRIGPENVRFISGTDCFGSPINEGYRKLVEAGEFDGTIEEYVQRNHDAQKATLDAYGISLSIYEGSGMGHSGDVHQLISEKFIEKLHENGHLHKRVTLQFYDAEAHTFLNGRQVTGRCPVQGCKSEHAYADECDLGHSYAPEDLIAPKSSLTGTVPEMRPVENWYFDLPAFGDFLRERVAAMEADPNIRAIVPQAVKEFLAPPVVYIKNDAREAYEAVAAELPAHELREPERGKQSFEIEFKDIDARDAARDALGRAGIRFRTGKALVPFRITGNIEWGVKAPVIDGLEGLTVWCWPESLWAPMSFTMAVNDQMGLPRGSWRDWWCSDDAEVYQFIGQDNLYFYGVAQPALIEAIRPGDLIMPGVAEHPLHQTRLVANHHILFGDKKASSSGSVKPPTADELLDFYTVEQLRAHFLALGLDQKSVGFKPKPFLATEEELADPRVADPVLKEGALLTNVFNRLARSCFYEAQKNFEGYLPLGRPTDAALARANETLAAYDRLMLKVELHSVMSLMDDFIRFANKHWSDGIRAAELEGDDEARRQVLVDSFYLLRVATLLMHPIVPAGTEKICDYLSFEFDDFFSWNYDLEDMGELCSAGEIDEGRHRIRELPPRFDFFEKHPSQYK
- the hisI gene encoding phosphoribosyl-AMP cyclohydrolase is translated as MDVPELTYNTDGLIPCIVQDADTREVLMMAWMNEESLALTMECGETVFWSRSRRELWHKGATSGNTQKLVELRYDCDADTLLALVRPAGPACHTGERSCFFRTMG
- the rnhA gene encoding ribonuclease HI; the encoded protein is MQVEIFTDGSARGNPGPGGYGAVMRFVDSSGKVHEKELSQGFEHTTNNRMELMAVIAGLEALKRPCAVTLYSDSQYVVNAFNQHWVDGWLKRGWKNSQKQPVKNDDLWKRLLAAKKPHRVEFVWVKGHAGHPENERCDELATAAADGEGRIADEGFAG
- the fsa gene encoding fructose-6-phosphate aldolase, giving the protein MKFFLDTADLAEIEEAASWGVLAGVTTNPTLYARTGGKLADFHNHIKRICEIVDGPVSAESVAMTRDEMIRDGRELAALADNVVVKLPTMIEGLAATKQLAAEGIPVNMTLCFTVPQAIMAARAGARYISPFVGRFDDISENGLAQLEDVVAAVNNYDFGHDVEIIAASVRSANHVAQAALMGADIATVPFAALKKCVQHPLTDRGLEAFLKDWEKVQNA
- the sppA gene encoding signal peptide peptidase SppA, whose amino-acid sequence is MPQDNNWQQQVWQQPAAPQGAPAPRPQGFPPYYQPEPPKKSRGWIVALVAVLCVFGVIALGMWSCTSAVSSSFGTLGALGSTAATSDVDYLTSDAVGVIDIDGTIQYDGTTCSPEGLKAQLDVAAENKHIKAVVLRVNSGGGTATAGEEMAAYVREFSEDSGKPVVVSSASMNASAAYEISSQADYIYTAKTTAIGAIGTALQVTDLSGLLDKLGISIENVTSSDSKDSSYGTRPLTEEERAYYQNMVNQINETFIQTVAEGRDMTVEEVRALATGLTFTGMEAVENGLADEIGTREDAVAKAAELAGSSTAKTVMLDNPSSSLSELLNLMSESRLSADDLTQVLKELENDGSLAR
- the rho gene encoding transcription termination factor Rho, giving the protein MSENESATVAPEAPAPAAKPTRRRSTSVNAGAAAAKAPAAKAAEPQAEAAAPAPRAAKTPRKSVKAGGQATSQQGSGTAKRPGQNSSGNKGGQGQNQGNRPKQNNQRQNASGGKQGNNNNRRQRRPHDNNRGPREVQPSVSRDDLAKLKVAELREKAAELGVDATGLKKAELVEAVFGASVKAEGFIEVSGILDILADGYGFLRTQGYLPSETDCYVGLSTIRRNGLRKGDMVSGQTRPARENEKYAAIQKVTAINGTPIEECGNRVRFGDLTPVYPDECFHMEHGKNTVTARVIDLVSPIGKGQRGLIVSPPKAGKTTVLKNIAAAITANNPDVHLMCLLVDERPEEVTDMERSIKGEVVSSTFDMPTENHIAVSELVIERAKRLVECGKDVVVLLDSLTRLARAYNLAQPASGRILSGGVDSTALYPPKRFLGAARNIEGGGSLTILASALIDTGSKMDEVIFEEFKGTGNMELKLDRNLADRRIFPAIDPVASGTRKEELLLDPQEAPLIWAVRRILSNTNSTERAMDMLIKSLKQTETNQEFLLRTAKKAQHTKGDAIEI